The following are from one region of the Haemophilus parainfluenzae genome:
- the lspA gene encoding signal peptidase II produces the protein MTKNKTGLSFLWISAVAFILDLLTKYIVVQRFDLYESVNILPIFNLTYVRNPGAAFSLFADHDGWQKYFFIVLAIGISLMLAYFMKKNSAEQKLQNSAYALIIGGALANMVDRAYNGFVVDFLDFYWDIHHYPVFNVADIAICIGAGLLALDAFKGDKKSGQK, from the coding sequence ATGACAAAAAATAAAACAGGACTTTCATTCCTTTGGATAAGTGCGGTCGCATTTATCCTCGATTTACTGACCAAATATATTGTGGTTCAGCGCTTTGATTTATATGAAAGCGTAAATATATTGCCTATTTTTAATCTGACCTATGTGCGCAATCCTGGGGCTGCGTTCAGTTTATTTGCAGATCATGATGGTTGGCAGAAGTATTTCTTTATCGTGCTCGCGATTGGGATTTCCTTAATGCTAGCTTACTTTATGAAAAAGAATTCGGCAGAACAAAAATTACAAAACTCAGCTTATGCGCTGATTATTGGTGGCGCGTTAGCCAATATGGTGGACCGAGCGTATAACGGTTTTGTAGTGGATTTCTTAGATTTTTATTGGGATATTCATCATTATCCGGTATTTAATGTGGCAGATATTGCCATTTGTATTGGTGCGGGTTTATTAGCATTAGATGCCTTTAAAGGTGATAAAAAGAGCGGTCAAAAATGA
- a CDS encoding surface-adhesin E family protein, translated as MKKLVLTFLGVALLAGCSAVQSPVTQEEVTLTAPSKDRVGYVRLVKDKNYYIDTDSIWVDNQDLNQVHFDAVVNLDKGLYVYPNEKRRYARSVRQYKILNCKNYHLTQVRTDFYDDFWGEGLRAAPKKQDKYTISLKPNTTLYAAAQIICVNSDRKPSLELEGSKAK; from the coding sequence ATGAAAAAATTAGTATTAACGTTTTTAGGTGTAGCCCTTTTAGCAGGTTGTTCAGCTGTTCAATCGCCAGTTACACAAGAAGAGGTGACATTAACCGCCCCTTCAAAAGATAGAGTAGGGTATGTGCGATTAGTAAAAGATAAAAATTATTACATTGATACTGATTCTATTTGGGTAGATAACCAAGATTTAAACCAAGTGCATTTTGATGCGGTGGTAAATTTGGATAAAGGTTTATATGTATATCCAAATGAGAAAAGACGCTATGCGCGTTCTGTTCGCCAATATAAAATCTTAAACTGTAAGAACTACCATTTAACCCAAGTTCGTACTGATTTTTATGATGATTTCTGGGGTGAAGGTTTACGTGCCGCACCGAAAAAACAAGATAAATATACAATCAGCTTAAAACCTAATACAACGCTCTATGCAGCCGCACAAATCATTTGTGTAAACTCAGATAGAAAACCTTCTTTAGAGTTAGAAGGCTCAAAAGCGAAATAA
- the efp gene encoding elongation factor P: protein MATYTTSDFKPGLKFMQDGEPCVIVENEFVKPGKGQAFTRTRIRKLISGKVLDVNFKSGTSVEAADVMDLNLTYSYKDDAFWYFMHPETFEQYSADAKAVGDAEKWLLDQADCIVTLWNGAPISITPPNFVELEIIDTDPGLKGDTAGTGGKPATLSTGAVVKVPLFVQIGEVIKVDTRSGEYVSRVK from the coding sequence ATGGCTACATATACTACCAGTGATTTCAAACCAGGTCTAAAATTTATGCAAGACGGTGAGCCTTGTGTGATCGTTGAAAACGAATTCGTTAAACCAGGTAAAGGTCAAGCTTTTACTCGTACTCGTATTCGTAAATTAATTTCAGGCAAAGTATTAGACGTAAACTTCAAATCTGGTACTTCGGTTGAAGCTGCTGATGTTATGGATCTTAACCTGACTTATTCATACAAAGATGATGCATTCTGGTACTTCATGCACCCAGAAACATTCGAACAATACTCTGCTGATGCAAAAGCAGTAGGTGATGCAGAAAAATGGTTATTAGACCAAGCAGATTGTATCGTGACTTTATGGAATGGTGCACCAATCAGCATCACACCACCAAACTTCGTAGAATTAGAAATCATCGATACAGACCCAGGTCTTAAAGGTGATACTGCAGGTACAGGCGGTAAACCAGCAACATTAAGCACTGGCGCTGTGGTGAAAGTACCTCTTTTCGTTCAAATCGGTGAAGTGATTAAAGTCGATACTCGTTCAGGTGAATACGTTTCTCGTGTGAAATAA
- a CDS encoding heavy metal-binding domain-containing protein: MIITTTPNIEGKQIVEYKQVVFGEVIAGANFIRDFFAAITDVIGGRSSVYERRISRARQDALKELEEKAIALGANAVVGVEINYATVSNKSMFMVIASGTAVVVR, translated from the coding sequence ATGATTATTACCACTACGCCTAATATTGAAGGTAAACAAATCGTAGAATATAAACAAGTCGTCTTTGGAGAAGTGATTGCTGGGGCAAATTTCATACGTGATTTTTTTGCAGCCATTACCGATGTGATTGGTGGGCGTTCGAGTGTTTATGAGCGTCGTATTAGCCGTGCACGCCAAGATGCCTTGAAAGAGTTGGAAGAAAAAGCGATTGCGTTAGGAGCAAATGCCGTGGTTGGCGTAGAGATTAATTACGCAACAGTAAGCAATAAAAGTATGTTTATGGTGATTGCAAGTGGTACGGCAGTGGTGGTGCGCTAA
- a CDS encoding DUF305 domain-containing protein has protein sequence MKKLMTFITLSAAAVSICAQANEQPHQAHMNMPMSTGSAMQQELMQGMNQMHQDMMAAMQYQDPDVAFAAGMLPHHIGAVKMAEVELKYGKDPEMRKLAENIINAQQAEIEQMQKWLKVHNKK, from the coding sequence ATGAAAAAACTTATGACTTTTATTACACTTAGTGCTGCTGCAGTTTCAATTTGTGCCCAAGCGAATGAACAACCGCACCAAGCACACATGAATATGCCAATGTCGACAGGTTCTGCAATGCAACAAGAATTAATGCAAGGTATGAATCAAATGCATCAAGACATGATGGCAGCTATGCAATATCAAGATCCCGATGTCGCTTTTGCAGCAGGTATGTTGCCACACCATATTGGCGCAGTAAAAATGGCGGAAGTTGAATTAAAATACGGAAAAGATCCTGAGATGCGTAAGCTTGCTGAGAATATTATTAACGCTCAACAAGCAGAAATTGAACAAATGCAAAAATGGCTTAAAGTGCACAATAAAAAATAA
- the focA gene encoding formate transporter FocA — protein MASENLNQSSVALTPVEATDYAENVAAYKAQKRPFLSFMSGISAGACIALAFVFYTTTQTASAGAPWGLTKLVGGLVFSLGVIMVVILGSELFTSSTLTLVARVGGKITTTQMIRNWIVVYLGNFVGGLFIAAVIWFGGQTMAASGQWGLTILATAQHKIHHTWFEAFNLGILCNIMVCVAVWMSYSGKTVTDKAFIMIMPIGLFVASGFEHCVANMFMIPLGIITAHFSTPEFWQQIGVDPMKYADLDLYHFIVKNLIPVTLGNIVGGAVCIGLFQRYLTKVH, from the coding sequence ATGGCATCAGAAAATTTAAATCAATCTTCTGTTGCTCTCACACCAGTTGAAGCAACGGATTATGCTGAAAACGTCGCTGCGTATAAAGCGCAAAAACGTCCATTTTTATCATTCATGTCTGGTATTAGTGCTGGGGCTTGTATTGCATTAGCCTTTGTATTTTATACGACAACTCAAACAGCGAGCGCTGGCGCGCCTTGGGGATTAACCAAGTTAGTTGGTGGATTAGTCTTTTCCTTAGGCGTAATTATGGTGGTGATTTTAGGATCTGAATTATTCACCTCTTCTACTTTAACCTTAGTTGCCCGCGTAGGCGGAAAAATAACCACAACCCAAATGATTCGAAATTGGATTGTGGTGTATTTAGGCAACTTCGTAGGCGGTTTATTTATTGCTGCGGTGATTTGGTTTGGGGGACAAACCATGGCAGCAAGTGGTCAATGGGGTTTAACCATTTTGGCAACCGCGCAACATAAAATTCATCATACTTGGTTTGAAGCATTTAACCTTGGTATTTTATGTAACATTATGGTGTGTGTAGCGGTATGGATGTCTTATTCCGGTAAAACTGTTACAGACAAAGCATTTATTATGATTATGCCGATTGGTTTATTTGTGGCATCAGGTTTTGAACACTGTGTGGCAAATATGTTTATGATTCCGCTTGGCATTATTACAGCACACTTTAGTACACCAGAATTTTGGCAACAAATTGGTGTGGATCCAATGAAATATGCAGACTTAGATCTTTATCATTTCATTGTGAAGAATTTAATTCCCGTAACGTTGGGCAACATTGTGGGCGGCGCAGTTTGTATCGGCTTATTCCAACGTTATTTAACCAAAGTTCACTAA
- the ispH gene encoding 4-hydroxy-3-methylbut-2-enyl diphosphate reductase, whose protein sequence is MKIILANPRGFCAGVDRAISIVELALEIHGAPIYVRHEVVHNRFVVNGLRERGAIFVEELSEVPDGAIVIFSAHGVSQAVRQEAKDRQLKVFDATCPLVTKVHMQVARASRKGTKAILIGHKGHPEVEGTMGQYNNAEGGIFLIESVEDIARLPVQENDDLTFMTQTTLSLDDTAETISALKSKYPAIQGPHKNDICYATTNRQEAVRELAKQCDLVVVVGSKNSSNSNRLAELASRMGVKSKLIDDPNDVAADWFEGVETIGVTAGASAPEELVQSVIARLKEFGADSIEELQGLEENMFFEVPKELRIKEVN, encoded by the coding sequence ATGAAGATAATTTTAGCTAATCCTCGCGGATTTTGCGCGGGTGTCGATCGAGCCATTAGCATTGTTGAATTAGCGCTTGAAATTCATGGTGCACCGATCTATGTCCGTCACGAAGTGGTGCATAACCGTTTTGTGGTGAATGGTTTACGTGAGCGTGGGGCGATCTTCGTCGAAGAATTAAGTGAAGTACCAGATGGCGCTATTGTGATTTTCTCTGCTCATGGTGTGTCACAAGCCGTTCGTCAGGAAGCGAAAGATCGTCAGTTAAAAGTATTCGATGCTACTTGTCCGTTGGTAACCAAAGTACATATGCAAGTCGCACGTGCGAGCCGTAAAGGGACGAAAGCGATTTTGATCGGGCACAAAGGGCATCCAGAAGTGGAAGGCACAATGGGGCAGTATAATAATGCCGAAGGTGGTATTTTCTTAATTGAAAGCGTAGAAGATATTGCTCGTTTGCCGGTTCAAGAAAATGATGATTTAACCTTTATGACACAAACTACGCTTTCTCTTGATGATACGGCGGAAACTATCAGTGCATTGAAAAGCAAATACCCTGCAATTCAAGGGCCTCATAAAAACGATATTTGCTATGCGACAACCAATCGCCAAGAAGCCGTGCGTGAATTAGCGAAACAGTGTGATTTAGTGGTGGTTGTCGGCTCTAAAAACTCATCAAATTCTAACCGTTTAGCTGAGTTGGCATCGCGTATGGGCGTGAAATCAAAATTGATTGATGATCCAAATGATGTGGCGGCAGATTGGTTTGAAGGCGTTGAAACAATTGGCGTAACCGCAGGCGCTTCAGCACCGGAAGAGTTGGTGCAATCCGTGATTGCTCGCTTGAAAGAGTTTGGTGCCGATAGTATCGAAGAGCTTCAAGGCTTAGAAGAGAATATGTTCTTTGAAGTTCCAAAAGAGCTACGAATAAAAGAAGTGAACTAA
- the pflA gene encoding pyruvate formate lyase 1-activating protein: protein MSVLGRIHSFESCGTVDGPGIRFILFMQGCLMRCKYCHNRDTWDLDGGREISVEELMKEVVSYRHFMNATGGGVTASGGEAILQAEFVRDWFRACKAEGINTCLDTNGFVRHYDHIIDELLDVTDLILLDLKELNDKVHQNLIGVPNKRTLEFAKYLQKRNQRTWIRYVVVPGYTDNDHDVHLLGQFIEGMTNIEKVELLPYHRLGAHKWKTLGFDYELEDVLPPTKESLEHIKNILEGYGHTVKY from the coding sequence ATGTCTGTTCTAGGAAGAATTCACTCCTTTGAATCCTGTGGAACCGTGGATGGTCCTGGCATTCGTTTTATTTTATTTATGCAAGGCTGTTTAATGCGTTGCAAATATTGCCACAACCGTGATACTTGGGATCTTGATGGTGGTCGTGAAATCAGTGTGGAAGAACTTATGAAAGAAGTGGTGAGTTATCGTCACTTTATGAATGCAACCGGTGGTGGTGTAACAGCATCAGGTGGTGAAGCGATTCTTCAAGCTGAGTTTGTTCGTGATTGGTTTCGAGCTTGTAAAGCAGAAGGGATTAATACTTGTTTAGATACTAATGGGTTTGTACGTCATTATGACCATATTATTGATGAACTACTCGATGTAACCGATCTCATTTTGCTTGATTTAAAAGAACTGAACGACAAAGTACACCAGAATTTGATCGGCGTACCGAATAAACGAACGCTGGAATTTGCGAAATATTTGCAAAAACGTAATCAGCGTACCTGGATTCGTTATGTAGTAGTTCCAGGCTATACAGATAACGATCATGATGTTCATCTGCTCGGACAGTTTATTGAAGGTATGACCAATATTGAAAAAGTTGAACTTCTCCCTTATCATCGCTTAGGAGCTCATAAATGGAAAACCCTTGGCTTTGACTATGAACTCGAAGATGTATTGCCACCGACAAAAGAGTCGCTTGAGCATATTAAAAATATCTTAGAGGGGTACGGACATACCGTAAAATACTAA
- the pflB gene encoding formate C-acetyltransferase, translated as MSELNEAQKVAWAGFVAGDWQENVNVRDFIQKNYTPYEGDDSFLAGPTEATTKLWETVMEGIKVENRTHAPLDFDEHTPSTIISHAPGYINKDLEKIVGLQTDAPLKRAIMPFGGIKMVEGSCKVYGRELNPEVKKIFTEYRKTHNQGVFDVYTPDILRCRKSGVLTGLPDAYGRGRIIGDYRRVALYGVDFLMKDKYAQFSSLQKDLEDGVNLEATIRLREEIAEQHRALGQMKQMAASYGYDISNPATNAKEAIQWMYFAYLAAIKSQNGAAMSFGRTATFIDIYIERDLKAGKITETEAQELVDHLVMKLRMVRFLRTPEYDQLFSGDPMWATETIAGMGLDGRTLVTKNTFRILHTLYNMGTSPEPNLTILWSEQLPENFKRFCAKVSIDTSSVQYENDDLMRPDFNNDDYAIACCVSPMVVGKQMQFFGARANLAKTLLYAINGGIDEKLGMQVGPKTAPITDEVLDFDTVMTRMDSFMDWLAKQYVTALNIIHYMHDKYSYEAALMALHDRDVYRTMACGIAGLSVAADSLSAIKYAKVKPVRGDIKDKDGNVVASNVAIDFEIEGEYPQYGNNDNRVDDIACDLVERFMKKIQKLKTYRNAVPTQSVLTITSNVVYGKKTGNTPDGRRAGAPFGPGANPMHGRDQKGAVASLTSVAKLPFAYAKDGISYTFSIVPNALGKDPEAQRRNLAGLMDGYFHHEAAVEGGQHLNVNVLNREMLLDAMENPDKYPQLTIRVSGYAVRFNSLTKEQQQDVVTRTFTESF; from the coding sequence ATGTCAGAACTTAATGAAGCACAAAAAGTTGCGTGGGCAGGATTCGTTGCCGGTGATTGGCAAGAAAACGTCAACGTGCGTGATTTTATTCAGAAGAACTACACCCCGTATGAAGGTGATGATTCTTTCTTAGCTGGTCCAACCGAAGCGACAACAAAACTTTGGGAAACCGTAATGGAAGGGATCAAAGTTGAAAACCGCACTCACGCGCCATTAGACTTTGACGAACATACGCCTTCAACGATTATTTCTCACGCTCCAGGCTACATCAATAAAGACTTGGAGAAAATCGTAGGTCTTCAAACTGATGCTCCATTAAAACGTGCCATTATGCCATTTGGTGGTATTAAAATGGTGGAAGGTTCATGTAAAGTTTACGGTCGTGAATTAAATCCTGAAGTGAAAAAAATCTTCACTGAATACCGTAAAACACATAACCAAGGTGTATTCGATGTTTATACGCCGGATATTTTACGTTGCCGTAAATCAGGTGTATTAACTGGTCTTCCTGATGCTTACGGTCGTGGCCGTATTATCGGTGACTACCGTCGTGTAGCACTTTACGGTGTAGACTTCTTAATGAAAGATAAATACGCACAGTTCTCTTCTTTACAAAAAGACTTAGAAGATGGCGTAAATCTTGAAGCAACTATCCGTTTACGTGAAGAAATCGCAGAACAACACCGTGCATTAGGCCAAATGAAACAAATGGCAGCAAGCTACGGTTACGATATTTCTAACCCAGCAACTAACGCTAAAGAAGCAATTCAATGGATGTACTTTGCTTACTTAGCAGCAATCAAATCACAAAACGGTGCAGCGATGTCATTTGGTCGTACTGCAACCTTTATCGATATCTATATCGAACGTGATTTAAAAGCGGGTAAAATTACTGAAACTGAAGCGCAAGAATTAGTTGACCACTTAGTCATGAAGCTTCGTATGGTTCGTTTCTTACGTACACCTGAATACGATCAATTATTCTCTGGTGACCCAATGTGGGCAACTGAAACCATCGCAGGTATGGGTTTAGATGGCCGTACATTAGTAACCAAAAATACATTCCGTATTTTACACACCCTTTACAACATGGGTACTTCTCCAGAACCAAACTTAACGATTCTTTGGTCTGAACAGTTACCTGAAAACTTCAAACGTTTCTGTGCGAAAGTATCGATTGATACCTCATCAGTTCAATACGAAAACGATGATTTAATGCGTCCAGACTTCAACAATGATGACTACGCAATCGCATGTTGTGTATCACCAATGGTTGTTGGTAAACAAATGCAATTCTTCGGTGCTCGTGCAAACTTAGCGAAAACATTGTTATACGCAATCAACGGCGGTATCGATGAAAAATTAGGTATGCAAGTAGGTCCGAAAACTGCACCAATCACTGATGAAGTGTTAGATTTCGACACAGTCATGACTCGTATGGACAGCTTTATGGATTGGTTGGCAAAACAATATGTGACAGCCTTAAACATCATCCACTACATGCACGATAAATATTCATACGAAGCAGCATTAATGGCGTTACATGATCGTGATGTATATCGTACTATGGCTTGTGGTATCGCAGGTCTTTCTGTTGCAGCAGACTCACTTTCAGCAATTAAATATGCGAAAGTTAAACCAGTTCGTGGTGACATCAAAGATAAAGATGGCAATGTTGTAGCAAGCAACGTAGCGATCGACTTCGAAATCGAAGGTGAATATCCACAATATGGTAACAACGACAACCGTGTTGATGACATCGCTTGTGACTTAGTTGAACGTTTCATGAAGAAAATTCAAAAACTTAAAACTTACCGCAATGCTGTGCCTACACAGTCTGTATTAACCATTACTTCTAACGTGGTTTATGGTAAGAAAACAGGTAACACCCCAGATGGTCGTCGTGCTGGCGCACCATTCGGACCTGGTGCTAACCCAATGCACGGCCGTGACCAAAAAGGTGCGGTAGCATCATTAACTTCTGTGGCTAAACTTCCATTTGCTTACGCAAAAGATGGTATTTCTTACACCTTCTCAATCGTACCAAATGCGTTAGGTAAAGATCCAGAAGCACAACGCCGCAACCTTGCTGGCTTAATGGATGGTTACTTCCACCATGAAGCCGCAGTAGAAGGTGGTCAACACTTAAATGTGAACGTGTTAAACCGTGAAATGTTATTAGATGCGATGGAAAATCCGGACAAATATCCGCAATTAACCATTCGTGTATCTGGTTACGCAGTACGTTTCAACTCTTTAACTAAAGAGCAACAACAAGACGTCGTGACTCGTACATTCACAGAATCGTTCTAA
- the glmU gene encoding bifunctional UDP-N-acetylglucosamine diphosphorylase/glucosamine-1-phosphate N-acetyltransferase GlmU — protein MTNKALSVVILAAGKGTRMYSDLPKVLHKVAGKPMVKHVIDTANQLGAENVHLIYGHGGELMRERLANESVNWVFQAEQLGTGHAMQQAMPFFRDDENVLMVYGDGPMITPETLQKLIDAKPENGIAVLTVVLDNPTGYGRIVRENGKVVGIVEQKDATPEQLKIQEINTGVLVSDGASFKKWLARLDNNNAQGEFYITDVIGLAHQDGCPIVAVQATDFMEVEGVNNRLQLAKMERYYQRKQAEKLLLAGVMLIDPERFDLRGTLEHGKDVEIDVNVIVEGNVRLGDRVKIGAGCVLKNVTIGDDVEIKPYSVLEDATIGEKAAIGPFSRLRPGAELAAETHVGNFVEIKKSTVGKGSKVNHLTYVGDTEIGENCNIGAGVITCNYDGANKFKTIIGNNVFVGSDTQLVAPVTVADGATIGAGSTITQNIEKDELVITRVPQRHIQGWQRPVKKK, from the coding sequence GTGGTGATTTTAGCGGCCGGTAAAGGCACTCGTATGTATTCTGATTTACCAAAAGTCTTGCATAAAGTGGCAGGAAAACCGATGGTCAAACATGTGATCGATACGGCAAATCAATTAGGTGCGGAAAACGTGCATTTGATTTATGGTCACGGTGGCGAATTAATGCGTGAGCGTTTGGCAAATGAAAGCGTGAACTGGGTATTCCAAGCGGAACAATTGGGTACAGGACATGCTATGCAACAAGCAATGCCTTTTTTCCGTGATGATGAAAATGTTTTAATGGTGTATGGCGATGGCCCAATGATTACACCGGAAACATTGCAAAAATTAATCGATGCGAAACCTGAAAATGGTATCGCAGTGTTAACCGTCGTATTAGATAACCCAACAGGTTATGGTCGAATCGTACGTGAAAATGGCAAAGTTGTAGGGATTGTTGAACAAAAAGATGCAACACCTGAGCAGCTTAAAATTCAAGAGATTAATACAGGTGTGTTAGTTTCAGATGGTGCAAGTTTCAAAAAATGGTTAGCGCGTTTAGATAATAATAATGCACAAGGCGAGTTTTATATTACTGATGTAATTGGCTTAGCTCATCAAGATGGTTGTCCGATTGTAGCTGTTCAAGCAACTGATTTTATGGAAGTTGAAGGGGTAAATAATCGCCTACAATTAGCCAAAATGGAACGCTATTATCAACGTAAACAAGCAGAAAAACTTTTACTTGCAGGCGTGATGTTGATTGACCCTGAGCGTTTTGATTTACGCGGCACATTAGAGCACGGTAAAGATGTTGAAATTGATGTGAATGTAATTGTGGAAGGCAATGTGCGCTTGGGTGATCGTGTAAAAATCGGTGCAGGTTGCGTATTGAAAAACGTGACCATTGGTGATGATGTTGAAATCAAGCCTTATTCTGTTTTAGAAGATGCGACAATTGGTGAGAAAGCGGCGATTGGTCCATTCTCTCGTTTACGTCCAGGTGCTGAATTAGCCGCTGAAACCCATGTGGGCAACTTTGTGGAAATTAAAAAATCCACAGTGGGTAAAGGCTCTAAAGTAAACCACCTGACTTATGTGGGTGATACCGAAATCGGTGAAAACTGTAATATCGGTGCGGGTGTCATTACTTGTAACTATGATGGTGCAAATAAATTTAAAACAATCATTGGTAACAATGTGTTTGTGGGGTCGGATACGCAGTTAGTTGCACCAGTTACCGTGGCAGATGGTGCAACTATTGGGGCAGGTTCAACGATTACTCAAAATATTGAGAAAGATGAGCTGGTGATTACTCGCGTGCCTCAACGTCATATTCAAGGTTGGCAAAGACCGGTGAAGAAAAAATAA
- the rdgB gene encoding RdgB/HAM1 family non-canonical purine NTP pyrophosphatase, whose product MKQKIVLATGNKGKVKEMADVLADFGFEVIAQTDLGIESPEETGLTFVENAILKARYASEKSGLPAIADDSGLVVEALNGAPGLYSARYAGVDGDEADAKNREKLLAELADVPTERRQAKFVSTIVLLQHPSDPSPIIAQGECDGQIIYEEKGENGFGYDSLFFSPEKGCTFAELETVEKKKISHRAKALAVLKSKLTA is encoded by the coding sequence ATGAAACAAAAAATTGTGCTTGCCACGGGCAATAAAGGCAAAGTAAAAGAAATGGCGGACGTATTAGCCGATTTCGGTTTTGAAGTCATTGCTCAGACAGATTTAGGCATTGAAAGCCCAGAGGAAACTGGCTTAACGTTTGTTGAAAATGCCATTCTGAAAGCACGTTATGCATCTGAAAAATCGGGTTTACCGGCTATTGCAGATGATTCCGGTCTTGTGGTGGAGGCGTTAAATGGTGCGCCTGGATTGTATTCTGCTCGTTATGCAGGAGTGGATGGTGATGAAGCTGATGCGAAAAACCGAGAAAAATTATTGGCAGAATTAGCCGATGTACCGACTGAACGTCGCCAAGCAAAATTTGTGAGTACGATTGTGTTATTACAACACCCAAGTGATCCTTCTCCGATCATTGCTCAAGGTGAATGTGACGGGCAGATTATTTATGAAGAGAAAGGTGAAAATGGCTTTGGTTACGACTCGCTCTTTTTTAGCCCTGAAAAAGGTTGTACTTTTGCCGAATTAGAAACCGTAGAGAAAAAGAAAATTTCTCATCGAGCGAAGGCATTAGCTGTTTTAAAATCAAAATTAACTGCCTAA
- a CDS encoding helix-hairpin-helix domain-containing protein, whose amino-acid sequence MKLLMKQLFSSLFIAGAMLSTQALAEEKTAEQAQPQMQVQQQTAVQAPSQTVQQTVSDKLNINTASASEIQKALIGIGAKKAEAIVQYREKHGNFTMAEQLLEVQGIGKATLEKNRDRIAF is encoded by the coding sequence ATGAAATTATTGATGAAACAGTTATTTAGTTCATTATTTATTGCAGGCGCGATGTTGAGCACACAAGCGCTTGCAGAAGAAAAGACAGCTGAGCAGGCTCAACCGCAAATGCAAGTGCAGCAACAAACTGCTGTACAAGCACCATCACAAACTGTACAACAAACGGTGAGTGATAAATTAAATATCAATACCGCCAGTGCATCAGAAATTCAAAAAGCACTAATTGGTATTGGTGCGAAAAAGGCGGAAGCCATTGTGCAGTATCGTGAAAAGCACGGTAATTTTACTATGGCAGAGCAATTGCTTGAAGTACAAGGCATTGGTAAAGCAACGTTAGAGAAAAATCGCGATCGTATTGCGTTTTAA